From the Rhodococcus sp. NBC_00297 genome, one window contains:
- the ccmA gene encoding heme ABC exporter ATP-binding protein CcmA, translating into MASEILVKGTHVGFSRGSRIVFDNAAFEVSAGQRVGLVGANGSGKTTLMRLICGLLEPATGLVTTFGQRASRMNLESRRKTSLFLGGEASLYGRLTARENIQYFAQLGGMSRSESRNATRSIMSALDITWFADKAIRETSRGMRQRVALARALVHQPELVLLDEPTTGMDVEGVQLFQDLVASEVLRGTAMLISGHNALELTEICDNYWVTSNGTVYPAMRHTLDLLPNLPAADALRQALCGVRFV; encoded by the coding sequence GTGGCATCTGAGATTCTAGTAAAAGGCACCCATGTCGGCTTTTCCCGTGGTTCCCGCATCGTCTTCGACAACGCGGCGTTCGAGGTTTCGGCCGGCCAAAGAGTGGGATTGGTGGGTGCCAACGGATCGGGAAAAACCACACTAATGCGCTTGATATGCGGACTCCTCGAACCTGCCACCGGGTTGGTAACAACTTTCGGCCAGCGCGCCAGCCGGATGAACTTGGAGAGCCGCCGTAAAACAAGTCTTTTTCTGGGAGGTGAAGCCTCCCTGTACGGCCGTTTGACTGCAAGAGAAAATATACAGTACTTCGCCCAGCTGGGTGGGATGTCGCGGTCGGAATCACGAAACGCTACTCGGTCAATCATGTCTGCATTAGACATTACCTGGTTCGCTGACAAGGCGATAAGGGAGACCTCGCGTGGAATGCGCCAGCGAGTTGCTCTCGCAAGGGCTTTAGTTCACCAGCCGGAGCTCGTCCTCCTCGACGAACCTACTACCGGCATGGACGTGGAGGGCGTTCAGTTATTTCAAGACCTAGTTGCGAGTGAGGTGCTTCGAGGAACTGCGATGTTGATCTCCGGTCACAACGCTCTCGAACTGACCGAAATCTGCGACAACTACTGGGTGACCTCAAACGGTACCGTTTATCCGGCGATGCGCCATACGCTGGATCTGTTGCCCAACTTACCCGCTGCTGATGCACTACGACAGGCACTGTGCGGGGTACGCTTTGTATAG
- a CDS encoding LutC/YkgG family protein yields MSAKAEILRRIRSATEGGVTGADVPRDYDRAALVGRGNVDRFAETVDDYRAQVYRIFEAEIAGTVASLLGGGRAVVPVDLPSAWVDGIAVVPDEGLSVNQLDAVDAVITGCAVGIAATGTIVLDAGEAQGRRALTLVPDHHICIVKADQVVDTVPQAFAVLDASRPLTFISGPSATSDIELNRVEGVHGPRRLNVLIVS; encoded by the coding sequence ATGAGTGCCAAGGCCGAGATCTTGCGACGCATCCGATCGGCCACCGAGGGTGGTGTGACGGGTGCGGACGTGCCGCGCGATTACGACCGCGCTGCGTTGGTCGGCCGGGGGAACGTCGACCGCTTCGCCGAAACGGTCGACGACTACCGGGCGCAGGTGTACCGGATCTTCGAGGCGGAGATTGCCGGCACAGTCGCGTCGTTGCTCGGCGGTGGTCGAGCGGTCGTGCCGGTCGATCTGCCATCAGCCTGGGTTGACGGCATCGCGGTGGTTCCGGACGAAGGCCTGTCGGTCAACCAACTCGATGCCGTCGACGCAGTGATCACCGGCTGTGCGGTGGGGATCGCGGCGACGGGGACGATCGTGCTCGACGCTGGTGAAGCGCAGGGGCGGCGGGCGTTGACGCTGGTGCCCGATCACCACATCTGCATCGTCAAGGCGGACCAGGTGGTGGACACGGTGCCGCAGGCTTTCGCAGTGCTCGATGCGTCGCGGCCGCTGACGTTCATCAGTGGGCCGAGTGCCACCAGCGACATCGAGCTGAACAGGGTGGAAGGGGTCCACGGGCCGCGGCGGTTAAATGTGTTGATCGTGAGCTGA
- a CDS encoding (Fe-S)-binding protein, producing the protein MRIALFATCLADALFPESAKATVSLLERLGHTVVFPSDQTCCGQMHVNTGYLKEAAPLVRHHVEVFEKSSWDVAVAPSGSCVGSVRHQHAMVARRAGDEDLATRAEDIAGRTYELSELLVDVLGVTDVGAYYPHRVTYHPTCHSLRMLRVGDKPLELLRNVRGMTLVELPQAESCCGFGGTFALKNSETSTAMLSDKMANVLSTGAEVCSAGDSSCLMHIGGGLSRLRTGVKTVHLAEILASTEAA; encoded by the coding sequence ATGCGGATCGCCCTGTTCGCCACCTGTCTGGCGGACGCACTCTTTCCCGAGTCAGCGAAAGCGACTGTCTCGCTGCTCGAACGGCTCGGCCACACCGTCGTCTTCCCGTCGGATCAGACGTGCTGCGGCCAGATGCACGTCAATACCGGCTACCTCAAAGAAGCCGCACCGCTGGTGCGCCACCACGTCGAGGTCTTCGAGAAGTCGTCGTGGGACGTCGCGGTCGCACCGTCCGGTTCCTGCGTCGGATCGGTGCGTCACCAGCACGCGATGGTCGCCCGCCGCGCCGGTGACGAGGACTTGGCCACGCGCGCCGAGGACATCGCCGGACGCACCTACGAGCTGTCCGAACTTCTCGTCGACGTCCTCGGTGTCACCGACGTCGGCGCCTACTACCCGCACCGCGTCACCTACCACCCCACGTGCCATTCGCTGAGGATGCTGCGCGTCGGCGACAAGCCCCTCGAACTGCTGCGCAACGTGCGCGGCATGACGTTGGTCGAACTGCCCCAGGCCGAGTCGTGCTGCGGCTTCGGCGGAACGTTCGCGTTGAAAAATTCGGAGACCTCGACGGCGATGTTGTCGGACAAGATGGCCAACGTCCTCTCCACCGGCGCCGAGGTGTGCAGCGCCGGGGACTCGTCGTGCCTCATGCACATCGGCGGCGGACTGTCCCGCCTGCGCACCGGCGTCAAGACCGTGCACCTTGCCGAGATCCTTGCGTCGACGGAGGCAGCATGA
- a CDS encoding ABC transporter permease gives MAFVKELRQQIRDRRVVVMMLVPAFIAPFMCLILFLGQSASSQSDQRVLTVTSEDPDSGVMHAIEKIERSLNSEASLDSDDISWLVRSTDSPMNDLLRGRSDLAIIVGIGGGARVVASPISLDSAELITQVVKRLQTSEGMYSTFDGPPSSRLNQEFSQLKVVSFLDEASAKRALAGYLLPILLLSLFTLVGSPIAIDAVAAEKENGTFESLMVLGAPGWGIILGKLLSVVCASVVMGTASLLLLLGVGHIEPRGSWNLGMDNIVAAGIGPAQVILIAVLTTSAVVLSSAILLLVSGVANTVKEAQYWVSLVAFLPIALGGASVLAADEHGAGRLLGAVPFANSALGISNVASGRIDTGALVLTVSINAVITFVIVAIMVRTLFMGRLRFFAWTA, from the coding sequence GTGGCGTTCGTCAAAGAGCTTCGTCAGCAGATCAGGGATCGCAGAGTGGTCGTGATGATGCTTGTTCCTGCCTTCATTGCGCCTTTCATGTGTCTCATCCTGTTCCTAGGGCAGTCGGCATCTTCGCAATCCGACCAACGGGTGCTCACAGTTACGTCGGAGGATCCCGATTCCGGAGTGATGCACGCGATCGAAAAAATTGAGAGATCGCTCAATAGTGAAGCCTCGCTGGATTCTGACGATATCAGCTGGCTAGTACGAAGCACCGACTCGCCAATGAATGACCTACTCCGGGGTCGAAGCGACCTGGCAATAATTGTAGGAATTGGCGGCGGTGCCCGCGTTGTGGCAAGTCCAATAAGCCTCGACTCCGCCGAATTGATCACCCAGGTTGTCAAACGGCTGCAGACTTCCGAAGGAATGTATTCGACGTTCGACGGGCCTCCAAGCTCTCGGCTGAATCAAGAATTCTCCCAGCTCAAAGTCGTGAGTTTCCTCGATGAGGCATCCGCTAAGAGGGCACTTGCTGGCTACCTCCTGCCTATCTTGTTACTGTCGCTATTTACACTGGTCGGTAGTCCGATTGCAATCGATGCTGTTGCAGCGGAAAAAGAAAATGGTACCTTTGAAAGTTTGATGGTCTTGGGTGCGCCGGGCTGGGGGATCATTTTGGGGAAATTGTTATCAGTGGTGTGTGCTTCGGTGGTGATGGGCACGGCGTCACTTCTGCTGCTTCTCGGGGTCGGGCACATCGAGCCGCGCGGATCCTGGAACCTGGGAATGGATAATATAGTGGCTGCTGGAATTGGTCCGGCGCAGGTGATTTTGATAGCAGTATTGACGACCTCGGCCGTGGTTCTGAGTAGCGCGATTCTTCTTCTTGTGAGCGGCGTGGCGAATACAGTCAAGGAAGCGCAGTACTGGGTTTCCCTTGTTGCGTTCTTGCCAATCGCCCTGGGTGGCGCGTCGGTTCTTGCTGCAGACGAGCATGGTGCAGGGCGACTCCTTGGCGCAGTTCCGTTTGCCAATAGTGCGCTAGGCATCTCGAACGTTGCTTCCGGTCGTATCGATACCGGCGCACTTGTCCTTACTGTGTCGATCAACGCGGTGATAACGTTTGTCATCGTTGCAATTATGGTCCGCACCCTTTTCATGGGCCGTTTGCGTTTCTTTGCTTGGACGGCATGA
- a CDS encoding FadR/GntR family transcriptional regulator yields MRAHEVVLHRIEQDLAAARLRVGDRLPAERALAEELGVGRSSVREAIRVLEAMGVVKTSVGSGPDAGAIVVADPATSIGSALRLHMATQFLPIADVVQTRVLLESWALREAAARTPDLSAIDELLERMDDQSLEPDQFHRLDAELHVRFAGLAGNVLIEAMMTSLRDSIHGYVMDAVPMLDDWSAVAVNLRCEHRGIVDALRRGHGAKAATLAREHIEGFYGLMRLD; encoded by the coding sequence GTGCGCGCACACGAGGTGGTTCTCCACCGCATCGAACAGGACCTGGCGGCGGCCCGACTCCGTGTCGGCGACCGACTGCCGGCCGAGCGCGCACTCGCGGAGGAACTCGGCGTCGGCCGCAGCTCGGTTCGCGAGGCCATCCGCGTCCTGGAAGCGATGGGCGTGGTGAAGACGTCGGTCGGGTCCGGCCCCGACGCGGGAGCAATCGTGGTGGCGGACCCTGCCACGTCCATCGGCTCGGCACTGCGCCTTCACATGGCCACGCAGTTCCTGCCCATCGCCGACGTGGTGCAGACGCGCGTGTTGCTCGAGTCGTGGGCGCTGCGCGAAGCCGCGGCGCGCACCCCCGACCTCAGTGCCATCGACGAGTTACTGGAACGAATGGACGACCAGAGCCTCGAACCCGATCAGTTCCACCGCCTCGACGCCGAGCTGCACGTACGGTTCGCCGGGCTGGCCGGCAACGTGCTGATCGAGGCCATGATGACCTCGCTCCGCGACTCCATCCACGGCTACGTCATGGACGCGGTGCCGATGCTCGACGACTGGTCGGCCGTCGCCGTGAACCTGCGGTGCGAACACCGCGGCATCGTCGACGCGTTGCGCCGAGGCCACGGCGCCAAGGCCGCCACCCTGGCGCGCGAGCACATTGAAGGTTTCTACGGGTTGATGCGGCTCGACTGA
- a CDS encoding endonuclease/exonuclease/phosphatase family protein produces the protein MSTARTTVATWNVEWATTRGRRGAEVRDRLTRLAADILVVTEGRRGLLPDDGYTLDGGDDWGYAIEPDRRKVLVYSRQPLSDVIRIESGGGAGRVVAALTETPIGPVRLLAVCIPWSRARVSTGRRDAAPWSEHLACLDQIEDLINGLNSSIPVIVAGDFNQKIPRARQPILVADRLAEVMTGWTCHTAGTTDDGQLIDHIASNVDCVDVRTWPGTTGDLRLSDHSGVVCELAPIPT, from the coding sequence GTGAGCACTGCCCGAACCACCGTCGCCACCTGGAACGTCGAGTGGGCGACTACGCGCGGTCGACGAGGTGCAGAGGTGCGGGACCGTCTAACGAGATTGGCAGCCGACATTCTCGTTGTGACGGAGGGACGCCGAGGTCTCCTCCCGGATGACGGGTACACCCTCGACGGCGGCGACGACTGGGGATACGCGATCGAACCGGATCGTCGCAAAGTGCTGGTGTACTCCAGGCAGCCACTCTCGGACGTGATTCGGATCGAGAGTGGAGGCGGCGCAGGACGTGTGGTGGCCGCACTGACCGAGACGCCCATCGGGCCGGTCCGGTTGCTCGCGGTGTGCATTCCTTGGTCTCGCGCTCGTGTCAGTACCGGGCGCCGCGACGCCGCGCCGTGGTCCGAACACCTTGCGTGTCTGGACCAGATCGAGGATCTGATCAACGGCCTTAACTCATCGATTCCGGTCATCGTCGCCGGTGACTTCAACCAGAAGATCCCGCGTGCGAGGCAGCCGATTCTGGTTGCCGACCGTCTCGCCGAGGTGATGACAGGGTGGACGTGCCACACGGCCGGGACGACCGATGACGGTCAGCTCATCGACCACATCGCGTCGAATGTCGACTGTGTCGACGTGCGAACGTGGCCGGGAACGACGGGTGACTTGCGTCTGAGCGATCACTCTGGGGTCGTGTGCGAGCTCGCGCCGATCCCGACGTGA
- a CDS encoding DUF1801 domain-containing protein: MAEPSTKPTDADVAEFLAAATPARRREDGLVLADIFAEVTGVEPVMWGPSMVGYGSYRYVSPANPRTCGDWPKVAFSPRKAQLSLYGLKDLPEGATLLPSLGTYTEGAGCVYVRRLDQIDLDVLRRLIAIAWARGDDA; the protein is encoded by the coding sequence ATGGCCGAGCCCAGCACGAAGCCGACCGACGCCGACGTCGCAGAATTTCTCGCCGCCGCGACACCCGCACGCCGCCGGGAAGACGGACTTGTTCTAGCCGATATCTTCGCGGAAGTGACTGGGGTCGAGCCCGTGATGTGGGGCCCGTCGATGGTGGGTTACGGCAGCTATCGCTATGTCTCACCGGCCAACCCACGCACATGCGGCGACTGGCCCAAGGTCGCGTTCTCACCCCGGAAAGCGCAGCTGTCGCTGTACGGACTCAAGGATCTTCCCGAGGGCGCGACGTTGCTCCCCTCTCTCGGCACGTACACCGAGGGCGCAGGGTGCGTCTATGTTCGCAGGCTGGACCAGATCGACCTCGATGTACTGCGGCGCCTCATCGCTATCGCCTGGGCGCGTGGGGATGACGCCTGA
- a CDS encoding LutB/LldF family L-lactate oxidation iron-sulfur protein, producing MTTFLGSPGIGNIRGEESFPKAAKRALQDTQMRRNVGAATKTIREKRLGAVAECDDWEELRLAGSALKTDVMSRLPELLQQLEANVTARGGVVHWARDADEANRIITDLVKATGSDEVVKVKSMATQETVLNEYLEAEGIAAIETDLAELIVQLGDDKPSHILVPAIHRNRAEIREIFLRRMPGVDAAITDEPRELAMAAREHLRRKFLSAKVAISGANFGVAETGTLAVVESEGNGRMCLTLPDTLITLMGIEKLVPTFADLEVFMQLLPRSSTAERMNPYTSMWTGVHEGDGPQNFHLVLIDNGRTNVLADEVGRAALNCIRCSACLNVCPVYERTGGHAYGSVYPGPIGAILSPQLTGTTGHDDPNASLPYASSLCGACFDACPVRINIPEILVHLRAEQVDSERGGIPGGQEIAMRAAGWAMNSPKRFGMAEKAAGVGRLLAGKKGHIESLPFPGSLWTTSRDMPAPPKETFHQWWARTHEDDA from the coding sequence ATGACCACCTTCTTGGGTTCGCCCGGCATCGGTAACATTCGCGGCGAGGAGAGCTTCCCGAAGGCCGCGAAGCGGGCGCTGCAGGACACGCAGATGCGGCGCAACGTCGGGGCCGCGACCAAGACCATTCGTGAGAAGCGGCTGGGAGCTGTTGCGGAGTGCGATGACTGGGAGGAACTGCGCCTCGCCGGTAGTGCCCTCAAGACCGACGTGATGTCGAGGCTGCCCGAGCTGCTGCAGCAACTCGAAGCCAACGTCACCGCCCGCGGGGGAGTGGTGCACTGGGCACGCGACGCCGACGAGGCCAATCGCATCATCACGGACCTCGTCAAGGCCACGGGCAGCGACGAGGTGGTCAAGGTGAAGTCCATGGCCACCCAGGAGACCGTCCTGAACGAGTACCTTGAAGCCGAGGGAATCGCGGCGATCGAGACGGACCTGGCCGAGCTCATCGTGCAGCTGGGTGACGACAAACCCAGTCACATCCTGGTTCCCGCAATCCACCGGAACCGCGCGGAGATTCGCGAGATCTTCCTGCGGCGCATGCCCGGTGTCGACGCTGCCATCACCGACGAGCCGCGCGAATTGGCCATGGCCGCACGGGAGCATCTGCGACGGAAGTTCCTGTCGGCGAAGGTGGCCATCAGTGGCGCCAACTTCGGTGTCGCCGAGACGGGGACGCTCGCCGTCGTCGAATCCGAAGGCAACGGGCGCATGTGTCTGACGCTGCCCGACACCCTCATCACGCTGATGGGCATCGAGAAACTGGTGCCGACGTTCGCCGATCTCGAGGTGTTCATGCAGCTGCTGCCGCGGTCGTCGACCGCCGAGCGCATGAATCCCTACACCTCGATGTGGACCGGAGTGCACGAGGGCGACGGACCTCAGAACTTCCACCTGGTACTCATCGACAATGGCAGAACCAACGTGCTTGCCGACGAGGTAGGCCGCGCCGCCCTGAATTGCATCCGGTGCAGTGCGTGCCTCAACGTCTGCCCGGTGTACGAGCGGACCGGCGGCCACGCATACGGTTCCGTGTATCCGGGCCCGATCGGTGCGATCCTCTCGCCGCAGCTCACCGGCACGACCGGTCACGACGACCCCAATGCCTCACTGCCGTATGCATCGTCACTGTGCGGGGCATGTTTCGACGCATGTCCGGTGCGTATCAACATCCCGGAGATTCTGGTGCACCTGCGGGCGGAGCAGGTCGACTCCGAACGCGGCGGAATCCCCGGCGGCCAGGAGATCGCGATGCGAGCTGCGGGGTGGGCGATGAACTCGCCGAAGCGATTCGGGATGGCCGAGAAGGCCGCCGGAGTCGGTCGACTGCTGGCAGGGAAGAAGGGGCACATCGAATCGCTTCCGTTCCCCGGGTCGCTGTGGACGACGAGCCGCGACATGCCGGCGCCACCCAAGGAGACGTTCCACCAGTGGTGGGCACGAACGCACGAGGACGACGCATGA
- a CDS encoding glycerophosphodiester phosphodiesterase family protein, with protein MAMRRVLLTVSMCMALAACSAQDTETAKPLDGFDLQAHRGGLGLVTESTLASFTNALELGVTTLEMDTQITEDGIAVVTHDRKVSDAKCRDTRPATDGDREFPYVGKYVNTLTLAQVRTLNCGVTQLDGYPEQRMATDAGIPTLDEVLALVNSYDSTVQLNIETKVEAAAPTETASREQFADVVLASVGAAGLLDRTTIQSFDWGALLAVQKVDPSVRLVALTEPDFLEVEEPGASPWLGGLDIDDFDGDPVAAVQSFGAHALSPVQGTPQKGAVGDPDFELYVTPAMVTSAHAAGIRVVPWTVDDPATMAALMDMGVDGIITDYPDRLREVMGERGMALPEPATVR; from the coding sequence ATGGCGATGCGACGAGTACTGCTGACCGTCTCGATGTGTATGGCGCTGGCGGCCTGCTCCGCACAAGATACCGAGACCGCTAAGCCGCTCGACGGATTCGACCTGCAGGCGCATCGCGGCGGCCTCGGACTGGTCACCGAGAGCACGCTTGCCTCGTTCACCAATGCCCTCGAGCTCGGCGTCACCACCCTCGAGATGGACACCCAGATCACCGAGGACGGCATCGCCGTCGTCACGCACGACCGAAAGGTGTCGGACGCGAAGTGCCGCGATACCCGGCCCGCGACCGACGGTGATCGCGAGTTTCCCTACGTCGGGAAGTACGTCAACACCCTGACGCTGGCGCAGGTGCGGACCCTCAATTGTGGTGTGACGCAGCTCGACGGCTACCCGGAACAGCGAATGGCGACAGATGCCGGAATCCCGACCCTCGACGAGGTGCTCGCGTTGGTGAACTCGTACGACTCCACGGTCCAGCTGAACATCGAGACCAAGGTGGAGGCGGCGGCGCCCACCGAAACGGCGTCCCGTGAGCAGTTCGCCGACGTGGTGCTCGCCTCGGTCGGGGCGGCGGGACTACTCGATCGCACCACCATCCAGAGTTTCGACTGGGGCGCTCTCCTTGCGGTGCAGAAGGTCGATCCGTCGGTGCGGCTGGTCGCGCTCACGGAGCCCGACTTCCTCGAGGTCGAAGAACCGGGAGCCTCACCGTGGTTGGGCGGTCTCGACATCGACGACTTCGACGGTGACCCGGTGGCGGCGGTGCAGTCGTTCGGCGCCCACGCACTCTCGCCCGTCCAGGGCACCCCGCAGAAGGGAGCCGTGGGCGACCCGGACTTCGAGCTCTACGTGACACCCGCAATGGTGACGTCCGCGCACGCCGCCGGGATCCGCGTCGTGCCGTGGACGGTGGACGATCCCGCGACGATGGCGGCACTGATGGACATGGGTGTCGACGGCATCATCACCGACTACCCCGACCGCCTTCGAGAGGTGATGGGGGAGCGAGGGATGGCGCTGCCGGAGCCGGCCACGGTGCGCTGA